The following are from one region of the Mixophyes fleayi isolate aMixFle1 chromosome 7, aMixFle1.hap1, whole genome shotgun sequence genome:
- the PRR35 gene encoding proline-rich protein 35, with protein sequence MSKEEDGGCKLNSTCKHKERKPKKPHYIPRPWGKPYNYKCFQCPFTCMEKSHLYNHMKYSLCKNSLSLLIESDWPYKKSNFLIPEMNLHQEADTDGNLDKQEACDSTGMSATKARQVGEKASSEVQSFLEDEDERPEEEEEEAVSQAQKEKSKIFPSLQANVGKTEPNSNVTGSKSKREMLTKEGEPDFIITDVFSLEGQGEKEREENRFAKVSRKASSTLGGSRVDQWKLLTNTLKKGGTETSVGCGGPNIIPCYPPPTYTDYQEHQGLSLLGLNYPLNTNLFSYLNPTMTSGTAQLPFLASTAQLMHPSHSTHFQTLQNTERSSYLPRFYYPLLFEHAFSASETKIASGKPMNQGQPATTFVSMPKAKTPVEPLKTCLLKSPEANSTISWGPGDKSQNPTLAHNKTEEEGKWIPQTVREIIQQQKEILGVYGVQTSRPNEISTQKRSPEVSPWQKTSPTRCVKKKPWLKRDGQDVVIEQTTSLVEGDRTFHNSTCSPIPPPDPWQEKSPILEGIACKRRRGSEAISESSEPVVVNASLLIGDLSRTLEEYGKVERRLANLTSDDRGRQRTLGEQLGKIRLELLHIHQALEKAACPHEGPLDLSIKKAEDTGKDPETIPLREEPQTSPPPECSPKQVVKVELLPPELVTCYARPTKCEADSSVLLCPDGRVGSSGAAQPPVAVQEEGGGIGVGFGRGRLQMENV encoded by the exons ATGTCGAAAGAGGAAGACGGTGGATGTAAGCTGAACTCTACCTGTAAACATAAAGAACGCAAGCCCAAGAAACCTCATTATATCCCCCGGCCATGGGGAAAGCCCTATAACTACAAATGCTTTCAGTGCCCCTTTACCTGTATGGAGAAATCACACCTCTATAACCACATGAAATACAGTCTGTGCAAGAATTCCCTGTCCCTTCTTATAGAGTCAGATTGGCcttacaaaaagagcaatttcctCATCCCTGAAATGAACCTACACCAGGAAGCAGACACGGATGGCAACTTAGACAAGCAGGAAGCTTGTGATTCCACAGGCATGAGCGCTACCAAAGCTAGACAGGTTGGTGAGAAAGCATCTTCTGAGGTCCAGAGTTTCCTGGAGGACGAGGATGAGAGaccagaagaagaggaggaggaagcgGTGAGCCAAGCTCAGAAGGAGAAAAGCAAGATCTTTCCATCTCTACAGGCCAATGTAGGCAAAACCGAACCGAATTCAAATGTGACGGGGTCAAAGAGCAAAAGGGAGATGTTGACCAAAGAGGGGGAGCCAGATTTCATCATCACTGATGTGTTCTCATTAGAAGGTCAGGgcgaaaaggagagagaggaaaacAGATTTGCCAAGGTGTCCAGGAAAGCTTCCAGCACCCTTGGAGGGTCACGGGTGGATCAGTGGAAACTATTGACCAATACACTTAAGAAAGGTGGAACGGAAACATCAGTAGGGTGTGGTGGGCCAAATATCATTCCTTGTTACCCACCCCCAACATACACCGATTATCAAGAACACCAGGGTCTCTCACTTTTAGGCCTCAATTATCCACTAAACACCAACCTCTTCTCATATCTGAACCCCACCATGACGAGTGGTACAGCACAGCTGCCTTTCTTAGCATCCACAGCTCAACTAATGCACCCGTCACATTCTACCCACTTTCAAACTTTACAGAACACAGAGCGCTCCTCATATCTTCCAAGGTTCTATTACCCACTGCTGTTTGAGCATGCCTTTAGCGCATCTGAAACAAAAATAGCATCAGGGAAGCCAATGAACCAAGGTCAACCAGCTACCACATTTGTTTCTATGCCAAAGGCAAAGACACCTGTGGAACCTCTGAAGACCTGCCTACTCAAATCCCCAGAAGCGAACAGCACCATCTCTTGGGGACCTGGAGACAAGTCACAAAACCCAACACTGGCGCACAACAAAACAGAAGAGGAAGGGAAATGGATTCCCCAGACAGTGAGAGAAATCATTCAACAGCAGAAAGAGATTCTAGGTGTTTATGGAGTCCAAACCTCCAGACCTAATGAAATATCTACTCAGAAAAGAAGTCCTGAAGTGTCTCCCTGGCAAAAGACAAGTCCTACAAGATGTGTGAAGAAGAAACCCTGGTTGAAAAGAGATGGGCAAGATGTGGTGATTGAACAGACAACATCTTTGGTGGAAGGAGACAGAACATTCCATAACAG CACTTGTTCTCCTATACCACCGCCTGATCCCTGGCAAGAGAAAAGCCCCATTCTGGAGGGGATCGCCTGCAAGAGGAGACGAGGATCTGAGGCCATTAGTGAAAGCTCAGAACCTGTGGTCGTCAATGCATCTCTGCTAATTGGGGACCTCTCCAGGACCCTGGAGGAATATGGAAAGGTAGAGCGGAGACTGGCGAATCTGACCTCTGATGACAGAGGTCGACAAAGAACTCTGGGAGAGCAACTCGGTAAGATACGACTCGAGCTCCTGCATATCCACCAGGCTCTAGAGAAGGCAGCATGCCCGCACGAGGGGCCATTAGATCTTTCTATTAAGAAGGCAGAAGATACAGGCAAAGATCCAGAAACAATTCCATTGAGAGAAGAACCACAAACATCTCCACCCCCTGAGTGCTCACCTAAACAGGTGGTCAAAGTGGAACTTTTGCCCCCAGAACTGGTAACGTGTTATGCCCGTCCAACAAAGTGTGAAGCCGACTCCAGTGTGCTCCTCTGCCCAGACGGAAGAGTTGGTAGTAGCGGTGCTGCTCAGCCACCGGTCGCTgtacaggaggaggggggaggtatTGGTGTAGGATTTGGCAGAGGCCGTCTTCAAATGGAGAACGTGTGA